A stretch of DNA from Arachis hypogaea cultivar Tifrunner chromosome 19, arahy.Tifrunner.gnm2.J5K5, whole genome shotgun sequence:
TGCTAGATGATGCTTGATACATATTTTATTTGGCTCTAATGCAATTGTGATCTTTGAAGGATTTTGAATATGAAGAGCTGGAAGAGGTATTACAGTACTATCCTCAGGGGTACCATGGAGTGGATAGGGAAGGTAGGCCAGTTTACATTGAAAGGCTTGGGAAAGCTCATCCAAGCCGCCTGATGCGCATCACCACAATAGATCGATATTTGAAATACCATGTCCAGGAGTTTGAAAGAACTCTACAGGAGAAATTTCCAGCATGTTCTATTGCAGCAAAAAGAAAGATCTCTTCAACAACGACAATATTGGATGTACAAGGCTTGGTATGTTGCATTACACAAAATAATGAAGTGGGAATATGGGATAAATTTTTGCAAATATCTGGATGGGGTATTTCTGTTGATGTTTCTCCTTGTATGCTTGGTAATTTATGCCGCTTTCGGATAGTAGTAGTTAGTTTATGTGCTTAATGCCTATACCTTAGCATTCTATCAAACATGAGGACAGGTTTCTTCATTTTAGGAACTGCATTGCTTTTATCTGTTGGAAGGTTTGTCTGATGAAAATTGACCTGGCACTTATTATGTATGGTACAGGGAATGAAAAATTTCACCCGAACTGCTGCAAATCTTTTGGCTGCCATGACAAAAATTGACAACAATTACTATCCTGAGGTTTTTGTCCTATCCCTTCCAAAATTAACTTGTATAGTTAGTCCTGTTCCTTTCTGTATAGAACTTTTCATGGAATTTGCAGACACTACATCGAATGTATGTCGTCAATGCTGGTCCTGGGTTTAAGAAGATGCTTTGGCCTGCTGCACAGAAATTTCTTGACTCCAAAACTATTGCAAAAATACAGGTAGAGAATGTAACATCCAGCTAATAGTATATCATATGCTCTTCTCCCGCATTGCCACTGATTTTATGTTGATTTCTAAAATTTTCAGATTCTTGAACCTAAGGCTTTGTGTAAATTACTTGAAGTCATCGACTCTAGGTATATATCTCTGCCTTTGTCACACTCGCACTTCATTTAAgttctattaatttttaattaatttggaaTTTATAAATGAATTTGTACAGTCAGTTGCCAGACTTTTTGGGTGGCTCATGTACATGTCCTAATGAAGGTGGATGTCTTAGGTCTAACAAGGGTCCATGGAGTGATCCTGATATAATGAAGGTAATGTTTCCTTTTATATGTATTGTTTTAGTCCTTAATTGTGAGCTCTTGAAAATGTATCATGATTTAGAATTATGGAGATAGTATTTGGCAACTAATGTATGTATTCTGATTTTAGCTTGTACGTAACGAGGATGCAACATTTGTGAGGCAAACCAGCCGAGCGTCCAATGGACAACAGAAATATTTTCTATTGCACCCACTGAAGGCAAGTGCAGTCTTCTTGACATGCAAAGTTAGGAATATGACTTTTTAACGTCAACTACTTCACATATTACTTAGTATTATTATATGGtttttgaattcttttactcAACTTCCAGGGACGATGCAGTGATATGTCAACAGTAGAATCAGGATCTGATATTGATGGTTACTCCTCTCCCCTTAGACAAAGGAGCTGTCCTTATCCTCGTTTAGCCCCGGTTCATGAAGAGGTCAGTTTTGAAGCCTCATCTTCTGGTTTATTTTGGAATTACCAATTATGTTTCTTATCTTCACAGATTTCATGGATGTTATCTATGCTTATACATCTTGAGCTCACAATCTTTCCTATGACAATGTGTAGGTCAGGACATCAGATCTCAATGGATACTATAGCTGTGATGATAGCGCTCTTTCACCTGATAAAATGATAGAAAGTGACCAATCTCCCCCTACATTGGAGCAGTCATTGCGAACTGCTGATATGGGAAATGTTGATAGTATGACAAAATCAGAAGGTATGATCATGCTGTGTGGAACCCTACTTGCACACCTTTATATTTGGATGGGGAAGTTGGAAAACTCCTGATGGCTATTATTCATGCTAGGTTTAATTGATATCACTGACTAGTGTTTCAGCATGTCTTAATGTTCTGAAATCTCACTAATTTTGTTTTGTTGTCAGATACTTGGTTTAGCATAGTTAAGGAAAAAGTAGAGAGAACAAATT
This window harbors:
- the LOC112752077 gene encoding phosphatidylinositol/phosphatidylcholine transfer protein SFH13 isoform X3 — its product is MWEEMLNWRKEYGTDTILEDFEYEELEEVLQYYPQGYHGVDREGRPVYIERLGKAHPSRLMRITTIDRYLKYHVQEFERTLQEKFPACSIAAKRKISSTTTILDVQGLGMKNFTRTAANLLAAMTKIDNNYYPETLHRMYVVNAGPGFKKMLWPAAQKFLDSKTIAKIQILEPKALCKLLEVIDSSQLPDFLGGSCTCPNEGGCLRSNKGPWSDPDIMKLVRNEDATFVRQTSRASNGQQKYFLLHPLKGRCSDMSTVESGSDIDGYSSPLRQRSCPYPRLAPVHEEVRTSDLNGYYSCDDSALSPDKMIESDQSPPTLEQSLRTADMGNVDSMTKSEDTWFSIVKEKVERTNFMYVSTMLTSFFERLIAFFCSLRFEFWRPQNIVHPSITVEHNINNSAVVEASSEREHVLPCEQRLQRLEKVFEELNKKPDSMPAEKEQMLMQSFDRIKCVEFDLEKTKRVLHAAVMKQLEISELLENMRKSRCRQRRLFC
- the LOC112752077 gene encoding phosphatidylinositol/phosphatidylcholine transfer protein SFH13 isoform X2, which codes for MSGSEGQCSHDEIRDRRSDVEYFEDERQRSKIGTLKKKAMTASSKFTHSLKKRGKKKIDYRVPAVSIEDVRDAQEETVVLEFRQKLIDRGSLPPRHDDYHTLLRFLKARDFNIEKTIQMWEEMLNWRKEYGTDTILEDFEYEELEEVLQYYPQGYHGVDREGRPVYIERLGKAHPSRLMRITTIDRYLKYHVQEFERTLQEKFPACSIAAKRKISSTTTILDVQGLGMKNFTRTAANLLAAMTKIDNNYYPETLHRMYVVNAGPGFKKMLWPAAQKFLDSKTIAKIQILEPKALCKLLEVIDSSQLPDFLGGSCTCPNEGGCLRSNKGPWSDPDIMKLVRNEDATFVRQTSRASNGQQKYFLLHPLKGRCSDMSTVESGSDIDGYSSPLRQRSCPYPRLAPVHEEVRTSDLNGYYSCDDSALSPDKMIESDQSPPTLEQSLRTADMGNVDSMTKSEDTWFSIVKEKVERTNFMYVSTMLTSFFERLIAFFCSLRFEFWRPQNIVHPSITVEHNINNSAVVEASSEREHVLPCEQRLQRLEKVFEELNKKPDSMPAEKEQMLMQSFDRIKCVEFDLEKTKRVLHAAVMKQLEISELLENMRKSRCRRRLFC
- the LOC112752077 gene encoding phosphatidylinositol/phosphatidylcholine transfer protein SFH13 isoform X1, translated to MSGSEGQCSHDEIRDRRSDVEYFEDERQRSKIGTLKKKAMTASSKFTHSLKKRGKKKIDYRVPAVSIEDVRDAQEETVVLEFRQKLIDRGSLPPRHDDYHTLLRFLKARDFNIEKTIQMWEEMLNWRKEYGTDTILEDFEYEELEEVLQYYPQGYHGVDREGRPVYIERLGKAHPSRLMRITTIDRYLKYHVQEFERTLQEKFPACSIAAKRKISSTTTILDVQGLGMKNFTRTAANLLAAMTKIDNNYYPETLHRMYVVNAGPGFKKMLWPAAQKFLDSKTIAKIQILEPKALCKLLEVIDSSQLPDFLGGSCTCPNEGGCLRSNKGPWSDPDIMKLVRNEDATFVRQTSRASNGQQKYFLLHPLKGRCSDMSTVESGSDIDGYSSPLRQRSCPYPRLAPVHEEVRTSDLNGYYSCDDSALSPDKMIESDQSPPTLEQSLRTADMGNVDSMTKSEDTWFSIVKEKVERTNFMYVSTMLTSFFERLIAFFCSLRFEFWRPQNIVHPSITVEHNINNSAVVEASSEREHVLPCEQRLQRLEKVFEELNKKPDSMPAEKEQMLMQSFDRIKCVEFDLEKTKRVLHAAVMKQLEISELLENMRKSRCRQRRLFC
- the LOC112752077 gene encoding phosphatidylinositol/phosphatidylcholine transfer protein SFH13 isoform X4, encoding MWEEMLNWRKEYGTDTILEDFEYEELEEVLQYYPQGYHGVDREGRPVYIERLGKAHPSRLMRITTIDRYLKYHVQEFERTLQEKFPACSIAAKRKISSTTTILDVQGLGMKNFTRTAANLLAAMTKIDNNYYPETLHRMYVVNAGPGFKKMLWPAAQKFLDSKTIAKIQILEPKALCKLLEVIDSSQLPDFLGGSCTCPNEGGCLRSNKGPWSDPDIMKLVRNEDATFVRQTSRASNGQQKYFLLHPLKGRCSDMSTVESGSDIDGYSSPLRQRSCPYPRLAPVHEEVRTSDLNGYYSCDDSALSPDKMIESDQSPPTLEQSLRTADMGNVDSMTKSEDTWFSIVKEKVERTNFMYVSTMLTSFFERLIAFFCSLRFEFWRPQNIVHPSITVEHNINNSAVVEASSEREHVLPCEQRLQRLEKVFEELNKKPDSMPAEKEQMLMQSFDRIKCVEFDLEKTKRVLHAAVMKQLEISELLENMRKSRCRRRLFC